Proteins found in one Dendrosporobacter quercicolus genomic segment:
- the pflB gene encoding formate C-acetyltransferase, giving the protein MTSAWQGFTAGDWQKVIDVRNFIQLNYQPYQADAGFLAPPTVRTRLVWDKCRQLLQEETVKGVLDIDTGRVCTITSHQPGYIDKDNEVIFGLQTDAPLRRGVIISGGVRMAEQACEAYGYQLDPRISDIYREHCTTHNAAVFRAYTDDMRQARRLGVITGLPDAYGRGRIIGDYRRVALYGIDRLIAGKQADLAGLAGQPMSEAVIRSREEINKQIKALQDMLKMALSYGYDIARPAQTAKEAVQWVYFGYLAGIKEQNGAAMSLGRVSSFLDIYLERDIAAGVLDESGAQELIDQLVIKLRLARHLRTPEYNELFAGDPLWVTEAIGGMGQDGRTLVTRTSFRMLHTLYNLGPAPEPNLTILWSPALPEGFKQFCARLSIDTSAVQYENDDVMQPVYGDDYGIACCVSAMKIGRQMQLFGARANLAKALLMAINGGRDENTGEQIAPVLTLPQGEYLDYDLVRANYSRVLAWLAGLYVNTMNIIHFMHDKYAYEASQMALHDSKVERLMAFGIAGLSVAVDSLSAIRYGRVQVVRNAQGLATGFIANGDFPCFGNHDARVDCMANELTGEFIAELRKHPAYRESCHTLSVLTITSNVMYGKKTGATPDGRAAGEAFAPGANPMHGRDRRGALAAIGSITSVCYENCRDGISYTFSIVPAALGKTQADRVRNLTAILDGYAEHNGHHINVNVFDRSLLEAAMAEPEKYPQLTIRVSGYAVNFVKLSPAHQREVISRTFYQAV; this is encoded by the coding sequence ATTGATGTGCGTAATTTTATCCAGTTAAACTATCAACCTTATCAGGCGGATGCGGGCTTTTTAGCTCCCCCCACAGTCAGGACACGGCTGGTTTGGGATAAATGCCGCCAACTGCTGCAGGAGGAAACCGTCAAGGGGGTATTGGATATTGACACCGGCAGAGTATGTACAATTACGTCGCATCAGCCGGGCTATATTGACAAAGACAATGAAGTGATTTTTGGTTTGCAGACCGATGCGCCTTTACGGCGGGGGGTCATTATAAGCGGCGGGGTCAGAATGGCGGAACAGGCCTGTGAAGCTTATGGCTATCAGCTTGATCCCCGGATCAGTGATATTTACCGGGAGCATTGTACAACCCATAATGCAGCGGTTTTTCGGGCGTATACCGACGACATGCGTCAGGCCCGGCGTTTGGGCGTCATTACCGGCTTACCCGACGCTTATGGCCGGGGGAGGATCATTGGTGATTATCGGCGGGTAGCCTTGTACGGAATTGACCGGCTGATTGCCGGCAAGCAGGCGGATTTGGCCGGACTGGCCGGACAGCCAATGAGCGAGGCTGTCATTCGCAGCCGTGAGGAAATTAACAAACAAATCAAAGCCTTGCAGGATATGCTGAAAATGGCGTTAAGCTACGGGTATGATATTGCCAGGCCGGCCCAAACGGCTAAGGAAGCAGTGCAATGGGTCTATTTTGGCTATTTGGCCGGCATTAAGGAACAGAATGGAGCCGCCATGTCGCTGGGGCGGGTTTCGAGCTTTCTGGATATTTATCTGGAGCGGGATATAGCGGCCGGCGTACTTGATGAAAGCGGCGCCCAGGAACTGATTGATCAGTTGGTTATCAAGCTGCGGCTGGCCCGGCATTTACGCACACCTGAATATAATGAATTATTTGCCGGCGATCCGTTATGGGTAACGGAAGCCATCGGCGGTATGGGGCAGGATGGCCGGACGCTGGTTACCAGAACCTCCTTTAGAATGCTCCATACGCTGTACAATCTGGGGCCTGCGCCGGAGCCTAACCTGACAATTTTATGGTCGCCGGCGCTGCCTGAGGGGTTTAAACAGTTTTGCGCCCGGCTGTCAATTGATACCAGTGCCGTCCAGTACGAAAATGATGATGTTATGCAGCCGGTTTATGGTGATGATTACGGGATTGCCTGTTGTGTATCGGCAATGAAAATCGGCCGTCAGATGCAGCTTTTTGGGGCCAGGGCTAATCTGGCCAAAGCCCTGCTGATGGCGATTAATGGCGGGCGGGATGAGAATACCGGCGAACAAATTGCACCGGTCTTGACGCTGCCCCAGGGCGAATATCTGGATTATGATCTGGTGCGGGCCAACTATTCCCGGGTCTTGGCCTGGCTGGCCGGATTGTATGTTAATACAATGAATATCATTCATTTCATGCATGATAAATATGCCTATGAGGCGTCCCAAATGGCGCTGCATGACAGCAAGGTCGAGCGGCTGATGGCCTTTGGCATAGCCGGGCTGTCGGTGGCTGTGGATTCATTAAGCGCCATCCGCTATGGCCGGGTGCAAGTGGTACGCAATGCCCAGGGACTTGCTACCGGCTTTATTGCCAACGGCGACTTTCCCTGCTTCGGCAATCATGATGCCCGCGTTGATTGCATGGCCAACGAGCTTACCGGTGAATTTATCGCCGAGCTGCGCAAACATCCTGCTTACCGGGAGTCCTGCCATACCTTGTCGGTGCTTACCATTACCTCAAATGTCATGTATGGAAAAAAGACCGGAGCAACGCCGGATGGCCGGGCAGCAGGCGAAGCCTTTGCACCGGGAGCCAATCCGATGCATGGCCGTGACAGGCGGGGCGCTCTGGCCGCTATCGGCTCAATCACCAGCGTTTGTTACGAGAACTGCCGTGACGGCATCTCCTATACCTTCTCGATCGTACCGGCGGCGCTGGGTAAAACGCAGGCCGACCGGGTGCGCAACCTTACAGCAATTTTAGACGGCTATGCCGAACATAACGGCCATCATATCAATGTTAACGTGTTTGACCGGTCCCTGCTGGAAGCTGCGATGGCCGAACCGGAAAAGTATCCGCAGCTAACGATACGCGTGTCCGGCTATGCCGTCAATTTTGTTAAGCTGAGTCCTGCGCATCAGCGGGAAGTCATCAGCCGTACATTTTATCAGGCAGTATAG
- a CDS encoding radical SAM protein produces MRAFYHSVETFGTVDGAGIRYVLFLAGCTLGCAFCHNPDTWSKGNKLISVDEVLADLSQYRRYYDLSGGGITVSGGEPLLQSDFVAALFKACREQGIHTTLDTSGYCPAGHAAKVAPYTDAVLFGVKIAPAELYPRLTLGNGRTVLENLRYLAAHTVLTVRYAVIPGVNNSAADFTRLAGLVQSLPRPVPVELLAYHTLGRGKWLKLGLEYRLEGVPDADGSHLTAARHMLAAHGITVLHQEC; encoded by the coding sequence ATGAGGGCTTTTTATCATTCAGTCGAGACCTTTGGCACAGTTGACGGCGCGGGGATCCGCTATGTATTATTTTTGGCCGGCTGTACGCTGGGGTGCGCTTTTTGCCATAATCCCGATACCTGGTCCAAGGGAAATAAGCTGATTTCAGTGGATGAGGTGCTGGCGGATTTAAGTCAATATCGCCGTTATTATGATCTTTCCGGCGGCGGTATCACGGTAAGCGGCGGCGAACCGCTGCTTCAGTCCGATTTTGTCGCCGCTTTATTCAAAGCTTGCCGGGAACAGGGTATCCATACCACGCTGGATACCTCCGGGTATTGCCCAGCCGGACATGCGGCTAAGGTTGCGCCCTATACCGATGCGGTATTGTTTGGCGTGAAAATTGCACCGGCGGAGCTTTATCCCAGGTTAACTTTAGGCAATGGGCGGACTGTTCTGGAAAATCTGCGCTACTTAGCCGCGCATACCGTCCTGACTGTACGGTATGCCGTCATTCCGGGAGTCAATAATTCGGCGGCTGATTTTACCCGGCTGGCCGGGCTGGTGCAAAGCCTGCCCCGGCCGGTTCCGGTAGAATTGCTGGCCTATCATACCCTGGGGCGGGGCAAGTGGCTTAAACTAGGTCTGGAATACCGGCTGGAAGGTGTTCCTGACGCCGACGGCAGCCATCTGACTGCGGCCCGGCATATGCTGGCTGCCCATGGGATTACGGTTTTGCATCAGGAGTGCTGA
- the ychF gene encoding redox-regulated ATPase YchF has product MSNLEVGIVGLPNVGKSTLFNAITKAGAEAANYPFCTIEPNVGVVDVPDERLAKLLDMYHSKRIIPASIRFVDIAGLVKGAAQGEGLGNKFLAHIRQVDAVAQVVRCFSDDNITHVEGELDPLRDIEIINTELCLADLDTVEKRAERAQKLRKSGDKKAQAELNVLTRIREMLEQALPARRVEMTDDEAALIRDLHLLTLKPLLFVANVGEDEVATPDKNPYVQKVQEYARQEGAAVIAVSAKVESEIAELPDADAREFLQELGLGESGLDKLIKASFRLLGLITFLTAGEQEVRAWTITSGTKAPQAGGKIHSDIERGFIRAEIVSFDELMAAGSQAAAREKGQVRLEGKEYVMKDGDVTYFRFNV; this is encoded by the coding sequence ATGAGCAATTTAGAAGTTGGTATTGTCGGTCTGCCGAATGTCGGTAAAAGTACGTTATTCAATGCAATTACGAAAGCGGGGGCCGAGGCGGCCAATTATCCTTTTTGTACAATTGAGCCCAATGTGGGTGTAGTCGATGTGCCGGATGAACGGCTGGCAAAACTGCTGGACATGTATCATTCCAAAAGAATTATCCCGGCGTCTATCCGGTTTGTCGATATTGCCGGTTTGGTCAAAGGGGCGGCCCAAGGCGAGGGACTGGGCAATAAGTTTTTGGCGCACATTCGCCAGGTTGATGCAGTGGCGCAGGTGGTGCGCTGCTTTTCCGACGATAATATCACGCATGTTGAAGGGGAACTTGACCCGTTAAGAGATATTGAAATCATTAATACCGAATTGTGCCTGGCTGATCTGGATACTGTGGAAAAGCGGGCTGAGCGGGCCCAAAAGCTGCGCAAAAGCGGTGATAAAAAGGCGCAGGCTGAACTGAACGTTTTGACCAGAATCAGGGAGATGCTGGAACAGGCCCTGCCCGCCCGCCGGGTTGAAATGACTGATGATGAGGCGGCGCTCATCCGTGACCTCCATTTGCTTACCCTGAAACCGTTGTTGTTTGTCGCCAATGTCGGTGAGGACGAAGTGGCGACGCCGGATAAAAATCCTTATGTACAAAAGGTTCAGGAGTATGCCCGGCAGGAAGGCGCGGCGGTGATTGCCGTATCGGCCAAGGTGGAGTCGGAAATTGCCGAGCTGCCTGATGCTGACGCCAGGGAATTTTTGCAGGAGCTTGGTCTCGGTGAATCCGGACTGGATAAGCTGATTAAAGCCTCTTTCCGGCTCTTAGGCTTAATTACCTTTCTTACCGCCGGTGAGCAGGAAGTAAGAGCCTGGACCATTACCAGCGGTACTAAGGCGCCGCAGGCAGGCGGCAAGATTCATAGCGATATTGAGCGGGGCTTCATCCGGGCCGAGATTGTATCGTTTGATGAACTAATGGCGGCAGGCAGTCAGGCCGCCGCCCGGGAAAAAGGCCAGGTCCGTCTGGAAGGCAAAGAATATGTAATGAAAGACGGCGATGTTACCTATTTCCGCTTTAATGTATAA
- the rpsF gene encoding 30S ribosomal protein S6 has protein sequence MRKYEVIFIVKPVDEDTLNGVIAKFENIVTNNGGNIDKIDRWGKKRLAYPVKDLTEGFYCLFYITAEPKVVAELDRVMKITDEILKHMIVKEDE, from the coding sequence GTGAGAAAATACGAAGTCATATTCATTGTCAAGCCGGTTGATGAGGATACACTCAATGGCGTAATTGCAAAGTTTGAGAATATCGTCACAAATAACGGTGGAAACATTGACAAGATTGATCGTTGGGGCAAGAAACGTCTTGCTTATCCGGTAAAGGACCTTACTGAAGGTTTTTACTGCTTATTCTACATTACCGCCGAGCCCAAGGTTGTTGCTGAGCTTGACCGTGTAATGAAGATTACCGATGAGATCTTGAAACACATGATTGTTAAAGAGGACGAATAA